In Helianthus annuus cultivar XRQ/B chromosome 9, HanXRQr2.0-SUNRISE, whole genome shotgun sequence, the following are encoded in one genomic region:
- the LOC110924233 gene encoding protein FAR1-RELATED SEQUENCE 2-like, translating into MSKLNLGHVKAFNVMKTCFGGFGDVGASKVEFKNYKRYSIVFVPFTGLDNHHCNVTFGAALSASETADTYIWLLRVFLTAVGSQPKVVVTNQDPTMKKAISVAFVDIRHWLCMWHVGVRLCNSTNFKERICGVVWTDILTPEEFESEWEAVIAEFNLEDNDWLSDIFALRESWIPA; encoded by the exons ATGTCTAAGCTGAATTTGGGTCATGTCAAggcgtttaatgttatgaagactTGTTTTGGTGGTTTTGGGGACGTGGGTGCAAGCAAAGTTGAATTTAAGAACTATAAGAG ATACTCTATAGTGTTTGTACCGTTCACTGGTTTAGACAATCATCACTGCAATGTTACATTTGGTGCAGCATTGTCGGCGTCGGAAACTGCTGATACGTATATTTGGTTGTTAAGAGTTTTTCTAACAGCTGTTGGTtctcaaccaaaagttgttgtcactAACCAAGATCCAACGATGAAGAAGGCTATTTCTGTTGCATTTGTTGACATAAGGCATTGGTTATGCATGTGGCAT GTTGGTGTTAGGCTATGCAATTCCACCAATTTTAAAGAACGTATTTGTGGTGTTGTGTGGACGGATATTCTCACACCTGAAGAGTTTGAATCAGAATGGGAAGCTGTTATCGCAGAATTCAATTTAGAAGATAATGACTGGCTATCTGATATTTTTGCACTTAGGGAATCTTGGATCCCTGCATAA